The sequence GGCGCGGGCTGCGGAGGCGGCGAATGCGGGACTGCCGGGCGCGGCGGCACACGCCCGGACGGCTCCGGGCGCGGCGCTGTAACGCCGGGGGCCGACGCGGACGCGCGGGGGTGGCGCCGTGCTCGGGGCGCCCGAGGGCAGGGGCCCCCGCTCCCCCGCTCCCCCGCTCCCCGGCGCTCTCCCCTCCCAGCCCCCTCCTGGCGTCGGCGTTACCCCCTCAACTCCTCCAGCCGCCCCCTCAGCGTCTCCGCGATCGTCTCCAGCGTTTCGGCCGTGAGCAGTTGGGGGTGGGTGCAGGGGAGGTCGTGGTTCTCGATCGTTCCGTGCACGTGGGGGCGCCACGCCGTGTGGTGGAGCCAGTGCTGGGGGCGCGGGGTCGCCGCCGTGAAGAAGAGGACGTTTCCCTCGAAGGGGCGGCGGTGGGTGTGGGCGCGCATCAGGCGGGCGTGGTTGGGGACGATGTCGACGATGCGCGCGAGGGTGTCGTCGGCGAGGCCCGCGAGGGGGCTGCCGCCCTGCGCCAGCGTGGCCATGACGTCCTCCTTCGTGCGTTCCGCGGTGCGTTCGATGCCCGCCATGCGGAGCACCGCCGTGAGCGCGTCGCCCTCTTCGGGGGCGGGGTTGTCGCGCCACTGCTCGGCGGGGAAGGCGTCGAGGAGGGCGAGCAGATCGACCTTCTCGCCCGCCTCCTGGAGCAGCGTCGCGACCGTGTGCGCGAGCACGCCGCCCACGGACCAGCCGAGGAGGCGGTACGGGCCGTGCGGCTGGAGCGCGCGGATCTCGCGTACGTAGTCGGCGGCCTCCTCCTCCAGGCTCACCGGGAGCGGGGCGGGCCCGTCGAGGCCGCGTGCCTGGATGCCGTGGAGGCGCTGCCCGGGGCCGAGGAGCGTGGAGAGGGCCGCGTAGCACCAGGCGAGGCCGCCCGCGGGGTGGATCGCGAAGAGCGCGGGGCCCTCGCCGCTCGCGCGCAGGGGGAGCACCGTGGAGAGCGCGGCACGGGAGAGGGGGCCTGTGGCGGTGAGGCGGGCGGCGAGTGCGGCGGGCGTGGGGGACTCGAAGAGGCTGCCGAGTGTCGGCTCGACGCCGAGTTCGTCCCGTATCCGGCCGACGAGCCGGACCGCGAGGAGCGAGGAGCCGCCAAGGTCGAAGAAGGCGTCGTCGGGGCCCGCGTCGGGGACATCGAGGACGTCGCGGAAGAGGCGGACGAGGGTGTCCTCCTCCGGGCTCGCGGGGGCGCGCTCCGCTCCCGAGCCGGTGAAGACCGGGGCGGGGAGCGCCTTGCGGTCGAGCTTGCCCGCCGGGCCGAGCGGGAAGGCGTCGACCCGGAGCACGGCGGCGGGCACCATGTGGGCGGGCAGGGTGCGGCCGAGCGCGGTACGGAGTGCCGCCGGGTCGGCCCCGCCCGTCACGTACCCGATGAGCCGCTGGTCCCCCGGTGTGTCCTCGCGGACGAGCGCGCACGCTCCGTCGACCCCGGGCAGGGCGCTCAACGCGGCCTCGATCTCGCCGAGTTCGATGCGCTGGCCGCGCAGCTTCACCTGGTGGTCGGTGCGGCCGAGGTAGAGGATCTCGCCCTCGGGCGTCCACTGTGCGAGGTCGCCCGTGCGGTACATGCGGGTGCCGGGCGGGCCGTAGGGGTCGACGGGGAAGCGGGCGGCGGTGAGTTCGGGGCGCGCGAGGTAGCCGTTCGCCAACTGCCTTCCGGCGAGGTGCAGTTCGCCGGGCACTCCGGGCGGGCAGGGCTGTCCCGCGGCGTCGAGCACGTAGAGGCGGGTGTTCCAGACGGGGCGGCCGAGCGGGACGGGCCCCGTGTCCCCCGGCACGCACGTGTGGTGGGTGACGTCGACGGCCGCCTCGGTCGGCCCGTAGAGGTTGTGCAGGCGCGCGCCCGGCAGGACGCGCGCGAAGGTGTCGGCGGACTCGCGCGAGAGCGCTTCGCCGCTCGCGAAGACGTCCCGCAGGCTCACGCACCGCGCGGGCTCCCCCTCGGCGAGGAACGCCTGGAGCATCGACGGCACGAAGTGGCAGACGTTGACGGTGTGTTGGGTGATCAGTTCACCGATGCGGCGCGGGTCCTTGTGCGCCCCCGGTTCGGCGAGGACGAGCGTCGCGCCTTCGCGCAGCGGCCAGAAGAACTCCCACACGGACACGTCGAACGACGAGGGCGTCTTCTGGAGCACGCGGTCGCCCGGCGCGAGCGGGTACGTGCCCTGCATCCACCGGAGCCGGTTGTCGATCGCCGCGTGGGACACGACGACGCCCTTGGGGCGGCCCGTCGATCCCGAGGTGTACAGGACGTACGCGGGGTGGTGCCGCGTGAGGGCACGGGGCGGGTCGCACGCGGGGTACGCGCGCGTGTCGAGTGTGTCGAGCGGCAGTACGGGGACGGGGGCGTTTCGCGGCAGGCGTCCGTCCGTGTCGGTGAGCGCGCACACGGGGGTCGCGTCGGCGAGCATGAACTCCAGCCGCTCGGCCGGGTATTCGGGGTCGAGCGGGAGGTAGGCGGCGCCGGTCTTGAGGACGGCGACGAGGGCCACGACGAGGTCCACCGAGCGCGGCAGCGAGACGGCGACGGTGGCCCCGGGAGCGGCGCCGAGGGTGGTGAGGTGGTGGGCGAGACGGTTGGCGCGCGCGGTGAGTTCCGCGTACGAGAGGACGGTGTCGCCGAGGACGAGGGCGGGTGCGTCGGGGGTGTGGGCGGCCCGTGCCTCGATCGGGCCGATGAGGGTCGTGGGCGGGAGGGCGCGCTCGGTGGCGTTGAACTCGTCGAGGACGAGGCGCAGTTCCTCGTCGGTGGCGAGGGGGTGGTGGGCCGTGGGGGTCTCGGGGTCGCTCGTGGCGAGGCGGCGCAGGAGGGCGAGGAAGCGGTCCTGGTGGGCGGCGAGTGCCGTCTCGTCGTGGAGGGCGGGGTTGGCGTCGTGGTCGATGCGCAGTCCGCGTCCGTCGGCGCGGTCGTAGACGTGCACGCTGAGGTCGTCGACGGGCCCGGCCGAGAGGTTCTCGGCGCGGGCGGGGGCACCGGCGAAGGTCGCGCCGTAGTCGAAGGGCATGACGTTGACGAGCGGCCCGGTGAGCGCGCGGCCCGCGCCGAGCAGGCCGAGGTCGCGGCGCAGGTCCTCGTACCGGTAGCGCTGGTGGCGGCGCGCCTCGCGCACCCCGGTGACGACGCGCCGCACGAGCCGCGCGAAGCTCTCCGCCGGGTCGACGCGCAGCCGCAGCGGCACGACGTTCATGACCATGCCCGGCACGCGCAGCGCCGCGGAGCCGAGCCGGCCCATGAGCGGCAGCCCGAGCACGACGTCCTCGCGCGCGGTGGTGCGCGAGACGTGGAGGGCCTGCGCGGCGAGGAGGACGTCGGGCCAGGTGGCCTTGAGCGCGCGGGCGAGGGCGTGCAGGCGTGCGGTGTCCTCGGGAGTGAGGTGCGCGGTGCGGCGCAGGAAGGTGCGCGAGGGGAGCGCGGAGCGGCCCGCGAGGAGGGGGGCCTCGGGGCGGTCGGCGAAGGCGCCCGTCCAGTAGGCGCGGTCGGTGTCCCGGTCGGGTCCCGTGCGGTACTCCTCGTCGAGCGCGAGGAGTTCGGCGAGGGTGCCGAAGGCGCGCGGTGCCGGTTCCTCCCCGGCCGCGAGCGCCGAGTACACCTCGGCGGTGCGGCGCACGAGGAGCGAGTAGCCGTACCCGTCCATGACGAGGTGGTGCACGCACTGGTACCACAGCCAGCGCTCCTCGCCGACGCGGAGCAGGGCGTGCCGGAAGAGCGGCCCGGTGACGAGGTCGAAGGGCTCGGCGAGGTCGGCGCGCAGCCGGGCGCGGGCCGCGTCCTCGCCGCCGTCGTCACGGAAGTCCCGTACGAGCAGCGGAGGTTCGACCTCGGCGGCGAGGTGCTGACGGGGGCCCTCGGGGGTCTCGGTGAAGCGCAGGCGGAGGCTGTCGGTCTCGGCGGTGACGCGGCGCAGCGCGGCGTGGAAGAGGTGCGGGTCGAGGGGGCCGTCGATCGCGAGGCACTCGGCGGTGCTCTGCGCGGGGCTGCCGGGGTCGAGGGCCTGCGCGTAGTACATGCCGGTCTGCGCGGCGGTGAGGGGGAGGCCGGTGGCGGTGGGGCCCGCGTGCGCGGCGGCGGGTGTGGCCGCGCGCGCCGTGGTGCTCGTCGTGGTGCTCACTTCGCCCCCAGGAGGCCGGTCCAGGCGGTGATGACGGGGTCCTCCGCGAGGTCGGCGAAGCCCGCTTCGACGCCGTGCTCGCGGCGCCAGCCCTCCAGGAGGCTCATGAGGCGCACGGAGTCGAGCCCGTGGTCGAGGAGGTTCTCGTCGAGGGGGACGTCGGCCGGGTCCTCGCCGAGCGCGTCGGCGACGTCGGCGCGGATCAGTTCGGGGGTGAGGGTGGGGTGCGGCATCAGAATTCCTTCAGCAGGTCGGCGGTGGGGGCGACGCG comes from Streptomyces sp. Tu6071 and encodes:
- a CDS encoding non-ribosomal peptide synthetase; translation: MSTTTSTTARAATPAAAHAGPTATGLPLTAAQTGMYYAQALDPGSPAQSTAECLAIDGPLDPHLFHAALRRVTAETDSLRLRFTETPEGPRQHLAAEVEPPLLVRDFRDDGGEDAARARLRADLAEPFDLVTGPLFRHALLRVGEERWLWYQCVHHLVMDGYGYSLLVRRTAEVYSALAAGEEPAPRAFGTLAELLALDEEYRTGPDRDTDRAYWTGAFADRPEAPLLAGRSALPSRTFLRRTAHLTPEDTARLHALARALKATWPDVLLAAQALHVSRTTAREDVVLGLPLMGRLGSAALRVPGMVMNVVPLRLRVDPAESFARLVRRVVTGVREARRHQRYRYEDLRRDLGLLGAGRALTGPLVNVMPFDYGATFAGAPARAENLSAGPVDDLSVHVYDRADGRGLRIDHDANPALHDETALAAHQDRFLALLRRLATSDPETPTAHHPLATDEELRLVLDEFNATERALPPTTLIGPIEARAAHTPDAPALVLGDTVLSYAELTARANRLAHHLTTLGAAPGATVAVSLPRSVDLVVALVAVLKTGAAYLPLDPEYPAERLEFMLADATPVCALTDTDGRLPRNAPVPVLPLDTLDTRAYPACDPPRALTRHHPAYVLYTSGSTGRPKGVVVSHAAIDNRLRWMQGTYPLAPGDRVLQKTPSSFDVSVWEFFWPLREGATLVLAEPGAHKDPRRIGELITQHTVNVCHFVPSMLQAFLAEGEPARCVSLRDVFASGEALSRESADTFARVLPGARLHNLYGPTEAAVDVTHHTCVPGDTGPVPLGRPVWNTRLYVLDAAGQPCPPGVPGELHLAGRQLANGYLARPELTAARFPVDPYGPPGTRMYRTGDLAQWTPEGEILYLGRTDHQVKLRGQRIELGEIEAALSALPGVDGACALVREDTPGDQRLIGYVTGGADPAALRTALGRTLPAHMVPAAVLRVDAFPLGPAGKLDRKALPAPVFTGSGAERAPASPEEDTLVRLFRDVLDVPDAGPDDAFFDLGGSSLLAVRLVGRIRDELGVEPTLGSLFESPTPAALAARLTATGPLSRAALSTVLPLRASGEGPALFAIHPAGGLAWCYAALSTLLGPGQRLHGIQARGLDGPAPLPVSLEEEAADYVREIRALQPHGPYRLLGWSVGGVLAHTVATLLQEAGEKVDLLALLDAFPAEQWRDNPAPEEGDALTAVLRMAGIERTAERTKEDVMATLAQGGSPLAGLADDTLARIVDIVPNHARLMRAHTHRRPFEGNVLFFTAATPRPQHWLHHTAWRPHVHGTIENHDLPCTHPQLLTAETLETIAETLRGRLEELRG
- a CDS encoding phosphopantetheine-binding protein; amino-acid sequence: MPHPTLTPELIRADVADALGEDPADVPLDENLLDHGLDSVRLMSLLEGWRREHGVEAGFADLAEDPVITAWTGLLGAK